Below is a window of Acanthochromis polyacanthus isolate Apoly-LR-REF ecotype Palm Island chromosome 18, KAUST_Apoly_ChrSc, whole genome shotgun sequence DNA.
atttttactgtgtgGCAATAATATTTCCTCCTCCAGTGCTGCTTTATCACTTGAATAGTAGATATGGgctaataaataattatgtagGAGCTGGCTGTGTGATCTACCAACTTCTTTCTCAATAAACTACCTCGTCCATAGAAGTTAGGAACTTTGAGGGAGCTTAAAATTGTTTGGAAAAAATTCAATATACGATAATCAGTGGTGGAACTAATAGATCTGCAACGATAAAAATACTCTATTACAAGTAAATTattacacattttcacatgttcacattttagCAACAAAACATGTAGTTAATGTGCTAAAATAAAAGTTCTAGTTTGTTCCCCGactgatattttattttatatatatatgacatAATTAGATTATAAATACAGAAGTTCCAATGTGCTGacagcatgttactgttgtagctgctgcactTGGAGCTGGTTTGAACTCATTTATGTCTGCTTTTATATCAGAGGcagtagaaaagaaaaaacactcttCGGTGGAGCTGAAAAAGGTTGCAAAACACTGATTTAATCTTGCAGCTGTagtgtatttttaaagtttgttttatcTACTGCGTCAGATCCACCACAtaaaagtaactaaagctgtttgataaatgtagtggagtaaagtgcaatatttccctctgaaatgttaTGGAGTGAAAGTATAAAATAGGATTTAAAAATGCCTTAAAGTTgcttccaaaatgacttgagcaACTCCTGATTTGAAGAAGCTACTTTTAATTAACtcagcagctttaatatttGTACATCGTCAGTCTAAGCCCATTAAATGCTACCTGTGTTACTTCATAGCAAcatcaaaataaagcaaaacaagcagATTATCTTCATGTTCACCATTTTTTTAGCCACATCTCAGTGTGGCTCCCCAGTCCAGGAAGTGACAGTTATGATTTCATCACAAGAAGAACAGTCTTATTTCCTCACAGGGTACAAATGTGGGAGTCCAAGTTTCAAATTCTGACTCTCTGAAGCGACAGGGCATCTGAGTAACACACAATCCAGTCAGTGTGTGGACTTTCAGGCTGACTGCATTGAGTTTCAGTTGATTTTCTCGGTTCGCCCTCATGCAACTGAACCGGCTGCAGCTTTTTACCCACATGACATGCAGCTTTGGGCAGAACTGTGATCAGGGGCTGACATGAGAAAAGCATCTGAGCAGTTTACAGAACTGAGCACTTCCCACTACTTTAAATAAAGTAGTAACCACTGCACGCGAACAGAGCATGCTCCACAGCTTTGCATCAGTGAGGTAAGACACGTCTTCTAAGTTCTGCTAAGCAGATAAATTGTTCAAATGTGGCAGCTCAGATTGTGTGCTTCTTCATCctctctaaaaaaaatctgctgataGATTTCATCTGAGGCTGTACGTTTCAAACGGAAGTGTCTCTCTGACTTATCTGGAAGTGTTATatagtgctgtttttttttaaagactgaaCATTTCCTGTTCTTCTATGAAGCCGTGCTGTAGTCTGCATCAACCAGAGAGCCTGAGATGAGCTGAAGTCAGCTTTAACCAGCTTTTATTGTCACATCCATCCCACTGCTTTACCAACAGCAAGGTAAGACACAGGCAGGGGTCTCTGAGGACATATTTTGAATTGTTCTAGTTGAATGTTTCTGGCTTTAGGACACACTGTTGGTTTTATGTAACACTTTTGAATGCCGTTACTTTTTTAAACAGATGCTTTGTTACctgtcattttcaatttttttaggacaaaaaaatctaatctatTTTATTATCCTTGTACCTCAAACACttcttttattcttcattttgCAAACATTGTCAGAGATTTTGGATCCTTTTCTGTAGATTTTTCCTTAATTTCACACAAACTCCAAATGTAGATGATCCAAAGTTTGACATTTACTCGACAAATGCAGTAgttctgtgtttttcctgtgaAAATGAAGCACTGGGTGCGGTGAAAGACACATGATTGTTTCATCATAAGATGACACTCGCAGACACATGACACatcgttttttttccctctttgtgTGTCTAGTCAACATTTCATTTGACGTCAGTAAACTTTACCCTTTTCTTAAATTTCAGATCTTCTGTTCAACAATGCTGCTCCTCAGTGTGAAGACGTATCCTGCTCTGCTATGGAcgatttgtgttttgtttgccgTGGAGTCCCTGACTGCTCCCAGTCCACAACCTAGCGATACTAACTCACCTGTTGAAGCCTTGACTGGACTTTACGGTGACAAAGAGTTGCAGGCTACAACCTGGAAACCGAGTCACAAACCTGCAGAAGTTGGCGTTGCTGCAGCGACAGAGAGCGCAGGGCTGCCCACAGTGGAAACCCAAGAGGCTAACAGTTTAAATAACAGCAGAGTTGGTTTGGTTGTCATGAGcactgcagcacaaacagcagcagaaacagcagctgcaaGCGGCTCAGATCACAGATTGCTTCAAACCGCCGCAGCAGTGACCACAGCTGCAGGTGAAGACCAGCTCTACAGCTCCACAGACAAACATGCTCAGGATCAGTCCCATCAACCATCAGCCACCACTTCTAATGACACGactgctcctgctgcagcttctgccGCCTTTACAGCCATAGTGGTTGTGTCTTCTCCACAGCCCACATCCAGCATCGAGCCTGAGGTTACTTCCCAGATATCTtccaccgtctcctctcacgaGTCCACTCAGATCTTCAATCAGAGCCTCAGCACTCCTTCAGCTTCAACTGCAACCACAATGACAACAAACCCCACGTCAGAGGCTGCACCTGTGTTCAACCCCACCTCTATGCCTGAGAAATCCAAACCCAGCACTCATCCCACTTCTGCTGCGACTGTCCTCATATCTACGCTTATGTCCGTCTCGACTGACCCTCCCAGCTCTACCGTCTCCAACAGCTCTGCAGGAGTCCTGAACCCTCGTATCCCCAAGAGGATACCGGTTCCAACGTTTAGCCCAACCACTCCTTCAGCTTCAACTGCAACCGCAATGACAACAAACCCCACGTCAGAGGCTGCACCTGTGCTCAACCCCACCTCTATGCCTGAGACATCCAAACCCAGCACTGAGCTTCCATCTACATCTCATCCCACTTCTGCTACGACTGTCCTCACATCTACAGGAGCAGCAGGATCGAGCTCCACGCCTATGTCCGTCTCAACCGACCCTCCCAGCTCCACCGTCTCCAACAGCTCTGCAGGAGTCCTGAACCCTCGTATCCCCAAGAGGATACCGGTTCCAACGTTTAGCCCAGCGCCAGCAACTACAGCAGCACCTCGTCACGTCACAAATAGCCCCTCCAGCACTGAGACCCAACCCTGCTCCACCCGGAGCCTGGTGAAGAACTGCCTCATCGTCATCGCCGCCCTGGCTGCTCTGGCCACCATCTTCATGGTTTCCACCATCGTCCTCTGCACCAAGCTGTCAGCAAAGAAGTACAGAGTTAAGAAATCCCAGCAGGGCACTGAGATGATGTGCATCTCCGCCCTGCTGCCCGAGCCCAGCTACACCTACACCAGGCAACGCAACCCGGTCCGAAACGGAATCCGGGTGATCCCCGGAGGTGGAGACAGCGACGACGAGTTAGGAGATAACCTCACTCTCAGCAGCTTCCTCCCAGAGAATGACCGATATGTTTAAATGGATTCACAACCCATGACTTTACACATCAGATATTAGACTGGTCTGTGGGGTTGTCAGTGATGTGGAAACAGTTGCTCTTTGCTTCCCCTTTGATGTTGGTGGTTTAGCTTCCATGCACGCCCTGTTTCTGTGGAGGAAGagacatgaaaaccacaaatgttCAAGCACCATGAATTGTATCTGGTAtcgggactttttttttccactggagGATTTACGTAAGTCAGGATGAGGACAGTTGTGTGATCAAAGGTTGAGTTTTTTAGACATCCGGAGCTGAGGCCTGAAGGTATTTCACTTTGCAACGGGGGACAGGAAGGCTTCGACAAGggattgttgtttttcacagacgCTGTAGAGTTTAGAAAAAACTGTTCTGGAGACTGAAGGCTGAAGTGAATGCAGGATTTTGATCAATGTGTCtgtttaatgtgaaatatgCAGTTTCTGTACCGTGGTAATTTATTAAACACGTCTTATTTAACTTTTAGGTAATGCTTTCCTTTATGAGTCTGTTATTTCCTTAGAATTTCTTGCAGCTTTACTGGAAAGTGTTTAATTTGATATGACTTTTACAGATAATTAAAGAGAGGTAAAGCTTGAAGACTGTCAGTCTTTTTCATTTAGTAGAAATCACATTAAAAAGcccctccagtgaaaatcaagttgttgttttttaccttgttaacgtgtaaatgggtcaatatataaatGAGGGACTTTTGAACTCCATGGGATATAActtgcatgcatttttattaaaagtaaaaaaaatcatgtttttatgttcatcgTGATCACGTCTTGTAGTAGTGAAGtggtgtgtgagtcaagtgtggatttatggcatgtcagcaggtttactacaatatctttataaataactttcagtttcaattttactcaactgtatatataatatttagaagaatcctTGTGTAAAAAGGCCATGTGCTGTTTGGTTTTAGGCGGCCAttttgattttaggcctgaaaacagcaaaaatgtcaactatgatacaaaaagtcccacaattatatattgacccatatgattttatttatatgcTAGATGGCAATAAAAGGTAGTCTACACCATGGCTGAACATTTCTACCTTCTACTCACTGATCACAGTCTTAAAAACCTGAATACGAACAGAGTTTTATATGTAGCAAATTTGAGTAACCAATGCTGTGAGCTTGCAGAATTGGGCTTTCTGTACCGTTATCACTCTTCAGAATCAGGTACCAGTTCTAACATCTATTGCTAATTTTACTGCAATATCAATTtcttgaccttccctgaaaatttctttcaaatccgtttgactgtttttgagtaacgctgctaacagacaaacagacagacagataaacgtACGCCTGATCGTAACATAATTCTgccattccttggcagagtaataactCCAGGAACCTTTCTTGGAAGTTAAAATAAGGGAGCAACAAAGTTATTCTTGCTTATTCCCCATCTAACTGTGTTCTCTTCTGAATTTTAGTTTCCAATTCCAgtgataaatatataaatgcacTTTTGTAAcatctgtatgtgtgtctgtacacGGTGAAGAGTCATAATAAAAGTGGACTCTTCATAAACTCACCCAGTTCCTTTATTTATACCAGGCTTCACAAAAGGCTTTTCTTCTCCCCTGGACAGGATTTGATATTCACTTCCCTTcctgagaaaagaaaacagcccTCTGAATGCTTATTAGGGCcatgaagctgtttttcttctccctttttttttttttgccaatgtGCAGCTGAAACAGACGCCGGTGACTATCAACAGAGCTGAGACAAATGTAAACCTGGTGGATGCAGGAATTCATCGCATGCTGCTGATGACCATATAAAGCTGCCCTTGTCTGGAGTGatcacaaacacagcagaccggtcgaaaaaaatgcatttgctgCACACAGTCACACTCGGCTTCAAGgtaaagttctttgaaataagttttttttttcttgttttgagaggagcatctTTCCAGTGCAGGCTGAGGAGCTGATGGGAAGGCCGTCAATCAGAGGCTCCGTCTGATAAACGTGATGTTTAAGGGTTCCTTCATGATGCTCTGTAGCTCTGAAGTAGCTGTTTCTTGTCATGTTGGTCATACATATCCAGTTAGCCACACAGGAGAGTGCAGGAGAGGTCCCTGCCCCCACAGCACATTATAAACTCCTACCTAACAAGAACAATCTGTGTGCAGGCCGGAGACACTCAGGGGAAGGCTGAAGGGGGAGGAGAACAGTGGAGAAGTAGAAGGAGGGATTTGTACTCATGGTTAACgacatcttttcttttcttttttttctgtaatccAGACAAACCTCCACACTGAAATCTGAAACTGCAGAAGTGCCGTGCTCCACCAGGCACTCGCCACTCTTCTGTGCTCCTCTGAGAAGTTCACTTCTTCCAGACTGGTTTCACTCATCCTCCCTCAGAGGGGATTTCAACTCAGACACGTCTCCTGCCACTGTGCACGGTGAGTAAAAtgagctgcttttcttctcaACTTAGTCATTCCACTGAATGCTCCAGCATCTGGGGGTGACATTCCAGCATCCAGATGCTTCAGGGCAGCATCCAAACTCAGGAGCAGGATTATTAAAAGCTTTAGACTCAGTTTTATGCCAGTTTTCGACAGTAAAGtgcaccaaaaacaaaatgaatcactgtttttccatctgttttGTTGACTATAAAATCTACTGCTTCGTTCTTGGAGCATAGGTGTGCACACGACTGaattatgtgaatgtttttatgcGTCTGATTGCACAGGAATGTGTTGCAGTGTATATTAGGTCTGGGGTGAGTGGGtgattaattgaaaaaaaaaaaaaaactcccaacccgcttttttttttgccagatgAGAGCAGAGTTTCATGTGGCTCAGCTTGCAGACAGATGGAGCCGAGCAGGGACAAAAGTGAGCTGCTGCCAGTTGacacacagagagcagagagaagaataaatacagcaaagaaaagcagcatttaaagGGCTGCTCCACACAATTTGTAAAATTATCCCGTACACTAGTTGTACAGATAGTTTGGGATTTAATTGTTCCATTTTTATAGAGATATTCTGCTGCTGCCCCTTGTAACACAAGGGGGTGAGTGAGGAAAAAGTTCTACTTTCTGACTCTCTACTGTGATTCATGTGTGTTCAGGCCAAGCTGTAATAAAGTGCATTCAGTGCAATCAAGAAAACCCATTTTATATATTCATGCTATTGATTTTCAGAGAGAGATATTGTGCATTTTTACTCTGTTACACTTATCTGCCAGATTTTCTTTGTAAGTAAAAGACTTCACATGTTGGACATAACAAGGATCAGtgtataactgagggacttttgaagtccatggaatatatcttgcatgcatttttattaacattaatgttttttatgttcattatgatcatatctttacaaattcaagaattatttattatggaaacaatcacttattaataaaaatattggatttcattaaaatgtcgactaaataaccgtctgaatttaataacaaccaccttctaattaccgtagttaaacaataataaaatgagcttattcaaacaTTGTTCtaattgtgttctttttattaagttgagataatcatgacaggtatttctttttggcaatatatcaaattttatatggaaaatagctaattgtatctgtgtccactaagttccccattaaaaacacctctcaaggaagtgtgttaattccagatcacatgacctgctccacatgatgtcatttcctcctgaagaagagactggcaagactccaagactttctgagttatttaatatgaagtagtgtgtgagtcaagtgtggatttatggcatgtcagcaggtttactacaatatctttataaataacttttaatttcaattttacttaattgtttatataatatttagaagaatctttctgtaaaaatgccatgtggtgtttggttataggcggccatgttggttttaggcctgaaagcagcaaaaatgtgaactatgatacaaaaagtcctgcaattatatatgaCCCACAAGCTTTTAAATACAGCACATTATAAAGACTAAACCAGTGGTTTCTGACCTTCTCAATTCCTTCTACAAATCAGATCAGTGTTGTTATCAGCTCCACCAAACAGTGATTTCACTCTAAACTTCTCACATTGtgtcatttcaaacaaattaggAAACAGCAATGCAACTTGAGAGATGCATAGTAAAGCAGACTGACTATGAGCTTTGAGGATCTTCAGAACAGCTGTAAGTGTTGTTAAATgaccagatgtttgtttttcactaaAACACATGCTGAGCTGACCCTAATGTACATGTGCACCACAAACTGTCTTCACATCTGGCTCTGACATTTCAGTCTCTGACATTTCCCGTGGTTTACAGATCCCGAGGGAAGGCGATGCTCCCGATGGCCCTTCACCACCTCGGTCTGTGTGTGGCGTTTTGCCTCAGCAGCAGTCTGGCCACACCTtcgcagttttacagttttctggaGGGAAGCACAGATGAAGAAGACCTCAGCAGCTTAAACTCCTCTCTGCCCACCAGCAACCTCTCCTCTGTGTACCAAACCACACCGGTGGACACATCCCAGGAGGACAAGGACTTTCTGAAGGAGCTGGTGGTCTTCCTGGAGGAGAACAAGCTCCTCATCTTGGTCGTAGGAACTCTCCTCTTGCTGGTCTTCCTCGTCATCTGTGGGTCGATTTTCATGAGCCGAAGACGCAAAGTCAACGCCTACTACCCTTGCTCCTTCCCCTCAAAGATGTACGTGGACCAAAGGGACAAAACCGGAGGGGCCAAACCTTTCAACGAAGTGCAGGAAAAAGCAGCCGCTGAGCAGGAAAGTGAGCCGGTGGACTCTCACAAGCAGCTCCAAGCCGACATCATGAGAGCTGCCAGGAGCCTTCGCACACCAAATAAATCTGCTGATGCTGTGGAGAGAAGTGACCCCACTCAAAAAGTAGCAGAGGACAGCTCCAAACCAGATGTCTGCGTCCTGGACCAGCAGCTTCCAAGCCTCCCTGAGGAGAAGGAGCTGTGTGAGGTTCCTGagagtgaagcagcagcagcagcagagtcgAGTCCTTCAGAGCAGCTTCATCCTGAGAAAGAGGATTCACAGGAGCCTTCCACTGGGAAGAGTCTCCGGCCCTCGTCTCTTCACATTCACAATGACTCTGCCACACTTCAGCTGATTGCTGGAGAGAAAACTGCCTTCTAAGAAATCTAAACAAGTTTCCTAATGCTTGTGGAAATTTGCCCAGCGAGCCTCCAAAGATTTCTACAGGTTTACTGAAGCAAATGTGGAAAAGTTACACTCAAAATTTCAAGATTTCCTTCAGTGCTGAGCAGCTAAACACTCAGCAGCCTGTTTGCTCTGGATTAAATATAGCATTCATGCAATTTGTAAATATGTTTACTGGTATGAAAAGCAGTTGTTCTGTTGGGGGTGATTTTTGTGCTGCTGGAAATTTTATGGTTTGTCTACAGCCTGAAACATTCCTGCATGTGGGTCGGTACCGTAAACAATGTGTGGTGTGGACCCAGATACACTAttttgccaaaagtattcactcaccaatccaaataatcagaatcaggtgttccaatcacttccatggccacaggtgtatcaaatcaagcacctaggcatgcagactgcttttacaaacatttgtgaaagaatggctcgctctcaggagctcagtgaattccagcatggaactgtgataggatgccacctgtgcaacaaatccagtcgggacatttcctcgctcctaaatactccacagtcaactgtcagctgcattataagaaagtggaagtgtgtgggaacgacagcaactcagccactgCAGAGTCAATGGCTACAGGCCTTCAAACTTCATgcggccttcagattagctcaagaacagtgcttcagcagagagcttcatggaatgggtttccatggccgagcagctgcatccaagccgtacatcaccaagtgcaatgcaaagcgtgggatgcagtggtgtaaagcacgccgccactggactctagagcagtggagatgccttctctggagtgaccaatcgcacttctccatctggcaatctgatggaccagtctgggtttggcggttgccaggagaacgatacttgtcagactgcattgtgccaagtgtaaagtttggtggaggggggattatggtgtgggcttgtttttcaggagctgggcttggccccttagttccagtgaaaggaactctgaatgcttcagcataccaagacattttggacaattccatgctcccaactttgtgggaacagtggagctggccccttcctcttccaatatgactgtgcacaaagcaaggtccataaagacatggatgacagagcctggtgtggatgaacttgactggcctgcacagagtcctgacctcaacccgatagaacacctttgcgatgaattagagcagagactgagagccgggtccaccatcagtgtgtgacctcacaaatgcgcttcttgaagaatggtcaaaaattcccataaacacactcctaaaccttgtggacagccttcccagaagagttgaagctgttatagctgtaaagggtggaccgacgtcatattgaaccctatggattaggaatgggatgtcattTACATTCATATGCAAGTCtaggcaggtgagcgaatactttagGCAATATAGTGCACTTCTGTGCAGAACACTGCACTGACTCAGATCAGTTTTTGAATCTTAGCAAGAAGAAAACCACTTCCTGAGATTGGCGGTGTTACATCTAAGAAGCAGCCGTATATAGATGCAAGTAAAAGCACTTATAAAGACTGTATTTCCTTTAGGTTAGCTTGTTCTTCAATCACAGTATAACGTAGCACACTAAAATGGCATTAAGAAAGAGTTAAACTTGTGTTTTTCCATAAATGACTGTTAAAAATGTCTTATACAGGACAATTATTCAGGGTATTTAATAAATTGGATTCAAAACAACATATGATTCAGTATACTTTTATTGCAGACTTTCAGTTAAGCACaggtaaaaataaattacactGAAAACTAATGGACCCTTTCTTTGTTTCAAGCCACTTTGCTTAATTGCATAAAACAGGTGAGTGCTTAGGGTGCAGGCAGGATCTTTAAAGCGGCAGTGTGGAGCTTTTGTCTCCCCCTTTTGGCAGTGAGAGttattacacaaacactgtaaagtG
It encodes the following:
- the LOC110951516 gene encoding uncharacterized protein LOC110951516; this translates as MLLLSVKTYPALLWTICVLFAVESLTAPSPQPSDTNSPVEALTGLYGDKELQATTWKPSHKPAEVGVAAATESAGLPTVETQEANSLNNSRVGLVVMSTAAQTAAETAAASGSDHRLLQTAAAVTTAAGEDQLYSSTDKHAQDQSHQPSATTSNDTTAPAAASAAFTAIVVVSSPQPTSSIEPEVTSQISSTVSSHESTQIFNQSLSTPSASTATTMTTNPTSEAAPVFNPTSMPEKSKPSTHPTSAATVLISTLMSVSTDPPSSTVSNSSAGVLNPRIPKRIPVPTFSPTTPSASTATAMTTNPTSEAAPVLNPTSMPETSKPSTELPSTSHPTSATTVLTSTGAAGSSSTPMSVSTDPPSSTVSNSSAGVLNPRIPKRIPVPTFSPAPATTAAPRHVTNSPSSTETQPCSTRSLVKNCLIVIAALAALATIFMVSTIVLCTKLSAKKYRVKKSQQGTEMMCISALLPEPSYTYTRQRNPVRNGIRVIPGGGDSDDELGDNLTLSSFLPENDRYV
- the tmem119b gene encoding transmembrane protein 119b — encoded protein: MLPMALHHLGLCVAFCLSSSLATPSQFYSFLEGSTDEEDLSSLNSSLPTSNLSSVYQTTPVDTSQEDKDFLKELVVFLEENKLLILVVGTLLLLVFLVICGSIFMSRRRKVNAYYPCSFPSKMYVDQRDKTGGAKPFNEVQEKAAAEQESEPVDSHKQLQADIMRAARSLRTPNKSADAVERSDPTQKVAEDSSKPDVCVLDQQLPSLPEEKELCEVPESEAAAAAESSPSEQLHPEKEDSQEPSTGKSLRPSSLHIHNDSATLQLIAGEKTAF